From Mycobacterium cookii:
TTCGGCCTAAACGATTCGATCGTCTCGAGCAGGAGTGCGGGGCCTTCGGCTTCCCAATTCAGCATGTGGCCGGCCTCAGGCACCGTGATCAATCGCGCGCCGGGCACGCCGGCGGCAAGGCGTTCGGCATGACCGCGGGGCGTGCTGCGATCGGCAGTACCCACCATCACGGCGGTCGGCACCCGGATTTCAGCTAGACGTGGGTATCGATCCTCCCGCGCGAACGCACGCGCAATCGGTAGTAATGCTTGGTGGTGCTGCTGAGCGAAAACCTCCCGGAAAACCGAAATCATCGCCGGTGATGGCCGTGTCCCGCTTTGGGCGGCGCCGAACAACGTGCCAACTGTCCTGTTGCGCAACAGCTTTTGCAAAAGCCCGCTCTGCAGCAATGGCATCTGCAACCGCATCAACGGTGCGCCATCCTGAATACGTCCGGCCCACGTCGCGAAAAGGACCAGACCGCGCAGCCGCTGTGCCAGATCCGGGTAGTCGAGCACAGCACGGATCGCGACGAATCCTCCCATCGAGTGTCCGACCAGAACCCCGTCGTGCACGTCGAACTGCTCCAGAACCGCGACGTAGTCGCGCGCCATGGCCGCAGAGCCGCTTCCGTCCGAACCCAACGTCGAACGCCCGTGCCCCCGCTGGTCGAAAGCGATCACTCGATGGCCGCGCTCAACGAGAGCGTTCCACACGAGGTTCCATTCGACCGCCGTCACGCCAAACCCGTGGGCCAGCACCACAGCGGGACCCTCGCCGGCCGATATTGCCCGCAACACCGTTCCGTCCGGACGGTTGATGAAAACGTCCTCGCCGTCAAGCTCGCGGGCAAGCCGCTCGCGCGGATAGGGGTCCGGGTTGGCTTCGATCCGCGCGACGTAGTGATGAATCGCCCGCCAGCCTGTCGCACCGAGGGCGGCGGCCAGGACGCCGACGATCGCTCGGGTTCTCATGCCGGCTGGACGTCCACGGCCCTACGGCATCTGCTGCAGGACGGAGAAAGGTCCCTGGGCAACGCCGGGGGACGGTGCCTGGTGCAGGACGGAGAACGGCCCGTGATGGGTGTGGACCATCGGGGAGCGGGGCACAGGAGGTGGCGTCCACGTGCCATGGGCGTGCGCCGTACCGGCGAACCCGAAGACCAGCGAGGCGCCGAAGGCCAGTACCGCAACGGTGAATGTGACCGCGTTCCGGATGCTGGGGGCCAGGGTGGTCATCGGGTCCTTCCCTCGGGCCGTGTCCGGCTTTTTCGTCGCCGTCGTGAACCTTAACCCAGTGAACGGGATGGTCCGGCTCGGCAGCGCCGTAACCCGTGCGGGCAGCTAGACCCTTGGATTCGCCCACGGCTGCGGGAGAATCCCATTCAGAACGACGCTGCGCTGGCCGCTTGCTGACGCGTCGGCCCTCGGTGGTCCGCCGCGCGCACCTGTCGGGCCGGCCAGCGCAAAGTACCAGTGCTCCTCCGCGCGGCCGTCGACGGTGCAGCGCAGTGCGCTGGCCAGGGCTGCATGGTCGGAAGCCAGCCAGCGAGTGCTGTGTTGACGGTCGAATTCGGCCCACGACGGGACGGTGAATTCCTCGATGACGAGTTCGGGGTCCTCGCCGCTGCGGTACAACCGCCAGCGGTAGCCGCCGGTACGTGAGCGCGACCTGCCGACCTTCAGCATCGCGGCGGTGAACTGGTCGATTCGGTCGTCCGCGACGTGGTACGAGGTCGAAACCAGCACCGGCCCGTCGGTGGGATCGGGCTGGAAAACCAGTGTCGGCGTGGGCCAGGCGGTCGACGTCGTCAGGTCGAGCGTTCCGGTTTCCGGACGCAGCGGAAGCACAGCCACACTGGCAGCCGTCAGCAGAAGTAGGGCAGCTGCTGTCACGAGCGATGACGCAAGCCCGACATGGGCGGCAGTCAGACCCCACACGTAAGACCCGAGTGCTTGGGAGCCGCTGAAGACCAGCAGATACACGGCCATGCCGCGGGCCCGCACCCACTGCGGCAGCGACAGCTGGACGGCGGCATTCAGTGTGGTCAGGGTGGCGATCCAGGCCATGCCGCAGACCAGTAGCAGCGGGATCGCCGGACCGAACGGGCCGATCGCTATGACGGCTAAGCCCAACGCATAGGCGGCGGCCGAACCTGCCAACACCGTATTGGTTGCGCACAGTCTGCGGATGTGCGCGATGAGGGCCACCCCGATCACGGCGCCGACGCCAAGGGCGGCGAGCACCAGGCCGTAACCGCAGGAGTTCATGTGCCAGTGCTGTGCGGCGGTGACCGGCAACAGTGCCCATAATGCCGAGGCGGGAAACGCGAACAGCGCCGACCGCAGCAGAATCCGGCGGGTGACCGGTCCGTGGCGCACCCATCGCAGGGCCGCCAGGATCGACAGCCCGATGCTTTCCCGATCACTCACCGGCGCGCAACCGGGTCGCTTCCAGGACCGCAACGCGACGATGATCGCTGCGAAGGACACTGCGTTGAGCGCGAATACCGCGGCCGGCCCGGCTTGCAGGACGACGACCCCGGCTAGTGCAGGTCCGATCGCGCGGGCCACGTTGACTGTCACGCTGCCCAGCGACGCCGCGGCAGGTATCTGTTCACGCGGAACGAGTTCGGGCTGAATCGCCTGCCACGCCGGAGCGGTCAGCGCCGAGCCGCAGCCGATGGCCACGGTGAAAACCAGCAACCAGGTAGGGGTCAACACCCCGGCAAACGCCAATGTGGCCAGCACAGCAGCCGTGAGTACCGCATAGGTTTGAATGACGATGAGCAGCCGTCGCCGATCGAAGAGGTCGGCGAACACACCACCGAACAGTCCTAGAACCAATGTCGGTGTGAGCGAAGCGGTTTGGACTAGTGCGATGACGGTCGCGCTGCTGTGGTGCTCAACCAGAAACCATTGCGCGCCGACGGTTTGCATCCACGTGCCGATATTCGAGACCAGCTGTGCGATGAACAAGTTGCGGTAAATCGAAATCTTCAGCGGCGCCCACGCTGAGGTCTCCCGGTGTCCAGATTGCACTTCATCGCTGCTCACGGTCATAGCTGTCATGCGCCGCTACTCCCTCAAAGTTCTGATCCCCGACCCGTACTAATAGCTCAAGGGGTTACAACAAGGCCGGTTCACGAATACTTCCTGTTGTCGCCTTGCTCAGGTATGACGTTCACGAGCTGTGGAAGGTTCCGACGCTTGGAAAGTGAGCGAGGTGAGGATGCCGAAGTTGTTCCCCCGGAATCCCTTAACAACCAGAACAACTCAAGGCGGTCGTCCTCGTTCACTATCGACGGATCAACATTGGTCGTCGAGACTCGCCGTGTGGCGTCGCTCTGGGCACCGCTCACCGACTCACGCAAATCAGCTCAGCTCGGCGGCCCTTCAAGCGGGCCGAGCGTCAGCGCGGTCAGCAAGTCCGGCAGCAGGTTCAACAGGTTGCGACCGTCCGGATCGGCGAGTTCCGCGCTTTGCGCCTGAATCAGCGAAGAGTCCGGACCGGGCCAGATCTGCGGTTCAACCAGACCGCGGCCACCCTGCTGCACAAGCTCACTGAAAGCTGCAAACGCGGAACGCGGCTGCAGGAGGCGGACCCAATCCGCGTTGGGCGACCCTCCCGAGGGCGGCGCCTGCGTTCCAAGAATGTTCGCCATCAGCGTTCGACGGAACTGCTGGATGGCACTACCGCGGCCGTCGACGATCTGCGCATCGTGCAAGGCAACATCGATTGCGCCGTCGAAGCCGAAGCCACGTTTGCGCGGTACACCTGTGCCCACGGAGCACCAGACGTCGTCGACGATCGCAACCGTTGTGCGGATGTTCAGCGGACGGCCGGGGAAGCCGATCGGATGCACAGCGACTACGCGGCCCGGTGCCGCCGCCGCAATCTGCTTCCAGGCGTCGGAGCG
This genomic window contains:
- a CDS encoding MFS transporter produces the protein MTAMTVSSDEVQSGHRETSAWAPLKISIYRNLFIAQLVSNIGTWMQTVGAQWFLVEHHSSATVIALVQTASLTPTLVLGLFGGVFADLFDRRRLLIVIQTYAVLTAAVLATLAFAGVLTPTWLLVFTVAIGCGSALTAPAWQAIQPELVPREQIPAAASLGSVTVNVARAIGPALAGVVVLQAGPAAVFALNAVSFAAIIVALRSWKRPGCAPVSDRESIGLSILAALRWVRHGPVTRRILLRSALFAFPASALWALLPVTAAQHWHMNSCGYGLVLAALGVGAVIGVALIAHIRRLCATNTVLAGSAAAYALGLAVIAIGPFGPAIPLLLVCGMAWIATLTTLNAAVQLSLPQWVRARGMAVYLLVFSGSQALGSYVWGLTAAHVGLASSLVTAAALLLLTAASVAVLPLRPETGTLDLTTSTAWPTPTLVFQPDPTDGPVLVSTSYHVADDRIDQFTAAMLKVGRSRSRTGGYRWRLYRSGEDPELVIEEFTVPSWAEFDRQHSTRWLASDHAALASALRCTVDGRAEEHWYFALAGPTGARGGPPRADASASGQRSVVLNGILPQPWANPRV
- a CDS encoding alpha/beta fold hydrolase, producing the protein MRTRAIVGVLAAALGATGWRAIHHYVARIEANPDPYPRERLARELDGEDVFINRPDGTVLRAISAGEGPAVVLAHGFGVTAVEWNLVWNALVERGHRVIAFDQRGHGRSTLGSDGSGSAAMARDYVAVLEQFDVHDGVLVGHSMGGFVAIRAVLDYPDLAQRLRGLVLFATWAGRIQDGAPLMRLQMPLLQSGLLQKLLRNRTVGTLFGAAQSGTRPSPAMISVFREVFAQQHHQALLPIARAFAREDRYPRLAEIRVPTAVMVGTADRSTPRGHAERLAAGVPGARLITVPEAGHMLNWEAEGPALLLETIESFRPKSEVRQPVSST